The DNA segment TGTCACCCTAAAATATACTAGTTTCATCTGAAGCAACTAAGGTAAGTTTATACCATTCTCTATGCTGATGcgttaaaaaaaagtttgggagttcccgtcgtggctcagtggttaacaaacccaactagtatccatgaggaagcaggtttgatctctgacctcactcagtcggttgaggatccgacgttgccatgagctgtggtgtaggttgcagatgctgctcagatctgcggtgtaggccaacggctacagctccaatttgacccctggcctaggaacctccatatgctgtggtgcagccctaaaaagacaaaaaaaaaaaaattgaatatgtagtggaaattttaatataatgtaagAGCTTATATTCTTATGCTAATAGCTTGAACAAAAGGGCACTCTGAAATTTTAGAAGGTATTCCAAAAAAGTAAAGTGAGTGTTTGATTATATTTTCATAGTGCAAAAAAATCAAGCTGGTGATTAGGATTAAATATTCCCTAAGGGGAAGAATCACATCAAACTAGCTTAAAGCTTTTGCTAACAGATTACTGAAATTAAAGTTTATCTGGTTAATTATTAAAACTATGTTgcgaattttttttctttatttttctcacttgtcTTAATAGTGTGTATGTGCATAACAGTTTCTGTTTCTAAATGAATCACTTAAAGAGGAAagactatgtaaaaaaaaaaaaaagtgttatgtaCCACTTTGTCACGGGAGTATTTCACATTACCTCATGTATTCCTCATTAGAAATGTGAAGTATGCTATTATATTATAATGGTAAAATGAGTAAAGTGAAGCTTAAAGAGATGAAGTAGTTCCAAGATCACACTAGACATCTTAACATTCCTTGATGTTTCCACATCTTTCTGTGCTGCCCCTGCTCTAAACACATGTTCAGCAATTGCCTGATATTATTTTACAAGTTGtgactttaatttttatgtaCGAGTTTTCCTTAATATCTCTGGGATCCAAGTGTAGTTTATATGACAGTGATTCTCTTCTCCTGAGTTTCCCCTTTTCTCCCTGCTGACAACCCTGATGATAAAGCAACTTCCCTAGGATTATAGGATgagatttttaaatgctattgTAGATTAAATGCCAACGATAATCTAGAAACCGAATGAGAATCTTGacctaagcattttatatttagcTAAAACCAAAGGACATTTATTTCAAAGTGATTTAGAATCAGAGCATTCTGAAATACATATTCACATTAATCCTTTATCTCTTTACATACATAAAATCAGACAACAAACTGTCCGATAACCCATTATCTTGCAATTTTCTTCTACTCAGGTAAGAATTCAAAATAGTGTTTTCTTTGCTATCCTCTGAGGCACCCTTCCCCGACCCACTTCAGCCTCAAGGATGAGATGTAGCCCCAGATAAGGCAGAATCAGGACTTCTCACTTCTAACTTTCGCAGTGACTGACAACTCAGCAATGGTTGCCTTAGTTACTTGTGttgtcttctttgtttcttatgtAATTACTTTATTCTAAAACCCAGAGTAATTACTTAGATTCTCTGGATCTGACTTTCTTCTGTTTAAAATCAGAGATTCGGATTAGTCAAGcgatttttacctttaaaaattgttcacAGTCTACTTGTATAatagtcatttttaaattaaatcattttaggCAAAATAAAtgtatctgaaaattaaaattatttttcattttatttaccaaaaatcaGTAGCAATTGCAACAAGTAGAAAATAGGTAGACCCTTACCCTGCCTAAAACTTTTCAATACTCATTGGTTAAGGTTAGCTAAAGAACATTCAATGATTGATAATTATTCTTAAAGAGGAACAATCTGAAAATTACTCCTATGCGAATTGAGACTTTGAATAAATTATAATAGTTGATGTTCCACAGTACAAATAGTTTTTCAAATGCCTACCTGATAACTCTATTGCATCTATAATATTCTCCAAGACTATAAAACACAAATATTGAATTTGAGAATTACTAGGTGGATAGTTTTGATATAACCTTGTATAGAATCatcccatttgttttttgtttgtttgtttgtttctaatagACATCACGGGGCAAGGATTTGACTGTACCATCACATCCAGACTAAGATAGAAGGTGTAGTAGCTTTTGCAAACCCATTTATAATTCCTCATCAATGAGTAAGGTAAGTCCTAGAAATGCATCATCTCTATCCTCCATTTATTTTGCTCTGATTAAATAATGTCTTAAGATTATGCATtagaggatccggcgttgccctgagctgtggtgtgggttgcagacgcagctcggatcccgcattgctgtggctctggcataggctggtggctatagctccgatttgacccttagcctgggaaacctccatatgccttaggtacGGAcctagaaaaagatttttttaaaaaaaggttatgcattaaatatataagatgaataactatgaattatttatttgttattgcaCAAATACCAAATGTGCTGCCTGACCACAAAGTCTGTCTAAAGTTATCTTCTGTATCGCCTTTTGATGAAGATTAGTTAATTAGATTGTAAATAAAAAGTATGTAATTTCTAGCAAATGCCATGGCTATGCTAACCTAAAAAACTTGGGAGGaattcttgtggctcagtggtaacgagccagactagtaaacatgaggatgcgggttccatccctggcctcgcttagtgggttatggatccagcattgctgtgagctgtggtgcaggctggcagctgcagctctgattccacccctagcctgggaatttccaaatgccacaggtacagccctaaaaggacaaaaaacaaacaaacaaaaaaaaccacttcgGAATTTGCTTTCATCTGTCTTTTAATGACTGCCATCACAAATTTcactaatacattttttaaatttttattccttttgactATACCTGAAATATCTTAATTTTCCCAGACCAAGAATCAAATCCACACCGTGAGaacaacccaagccatagcacagacaatgctggatccttaacccactgagccaccaaggaactccggtatatatttttttaaattgcctttccacatgaaatataaataggataaatgaatgaatttgctATTTTTTCACAATTTCTCTCATTTAATGCATTGTTTCTTTTGCTCTTAAATATTCTTTACTTTTAATATAACAGCAATTATAATGTAATATCACATTGATTTGGAATGatttattgttaatatttatttacatgcaaAAAGAGTGTAATCTATAGGAATTAAAGTTTTGTAGTGTAAGCTAGGACATTTTCAAGcatttgcatttcctaatgatTCACTGCCAGATAATTCAGGAAATTTGGCCAAATATGATAGAAAAAGGCAAGTTAGCTTTCAtgtatttgaaaaacatttaaaatatacacagagaTTCATTTTGACttaggtcatttttttaaatatttctttttgctaAGTAACGTAATAGTcaaattgcttttaattttcaaaattctgtttaaatatctaaaataactACTGGTAAACTATTACATCCATGTCAAGTTGTTTTTAAGTAAACTTTTCATTATTGTATTCACACTGTTAATTTTCaccaaatttatgttttattcttttcagataCATAATTCATTTATATGTAACAAACACCACACTCAAACATATGGAAAACCAGAGCAACATCTCAGAGTTCATTCTTTTGGGACTTTCTTATGATCAGAACATACAAACATTTTGCTTTGTGCTCTTCTCATTCTGTTATATTTCCCTGTTGGTAGGAAACCTTCTGATCCTTATATGCATTCGATGCAGTCCACTTTTTAACCAACCGATGTATTATTTCCTTACCCATTTATCTTCCATTGACATCTGCTATACCTCTAGTGTTACACCCAAATTAATTGGTGACCTGCTAGTGGGGAGAAAAACCATTTCTTATGATAATTGCATGTTACAGGCCTTTGCTATGCACTTCTTTGGCAGTATCGAGGTCTTTATTCTTACTGCCATGGCCTTTGATCGCTGCATTGCCATCTGCAAACCTCTCCATTACACGCTTATTGTGAACAGGACAAAATGCAATCTTATAGCCTTGGCTGCTTGGGCTGGTGGAGCGGTGCATTCCTTTCCTCAATTGTCTATGACACTCCAGTTGCCTTTTTGTGGTTCTAATGAAATTGATCACTATTTTTGTGACATCTTTCCTTTGCTTAAAATTGCTTGTACTGATACTTATATCACTGGTGTTCTTGTGGTTGCCAATTCAGGAACAATAGCCTTTGTAAGTTTTGTTGTCTTATTTGTTTCTTATGTTATTATACTATTCGCCTTAAGAAATTACTCAGCTGAGGGAAGACGAAAAGCCCTCTCTACCTGTGCGTCTCATATCTCTGTGGTCATCTTATTTTTTGGACCTTCAGTTTTTGGTTACCTTAGACCTCCTATTACTTACCCTGAGGATAAAGTATTTGCACTATTTTACACCATCATTGCCCCTATGTTCAATCCCTTAATCTATACATTGagaaatacagagatgaaaaatGCCATGAGAAAAGTTTTGTGTCAaagattattttcaaaggaaTCACACAATTAACTTGAAAAAGCTATACATAGTCAACTTTATAAAAAGACGATGTctctatgtaaatttaaaaagcaaaaaatatctcCTATATGTTATATTCTGTCACTATTTGAATGGAATCTTTGAGGAAAATAGGAGTTAGAAATTTAAAGGAATAGCAAAACCTGCACTGACAGTAATTTGTGCATACCAAATTAATTGGAAACTTGGCTAATTTTGTGGGGTATTATGGTGGTGTAGGAAGGGTAGcctgcagggaaaaaaagacaaagaaaaaattgtagATCAAAGCAAATAAGGCAACTCTATACTgatcattattatcattactttttttgtctctttagggccgtccctatggcatgtggaagtttccaggctaggggtcgaattggagctgagctgtcggcctttgccacagccatagcaacatgagatccaagccacatctctgacctacaccacagttcacctcaatgcctgatccttaacccactgagcaaggccagggattgaacctgcatcctcgtgggtgctACTCAGTTTTGTTTAGGCTGAGCCAATGCAGGAACACACTGATCATTGACtattaaaggaaattataattaattataattaattaaaggaaattaaaattaaaaatgttgggCTTATGGGTCAGAATTTAGTAACACACATTAAGTGGAAGTAGGGAAgttgaattataaaataaaacaacacctTAACTTTTGATAAAACATTCACATATGTATTTTCTAGTGATTCTCATATGCAACAAAAAATAAGTATACTAGAATTTGTTTTACCGTGTTTCATGATAGTCGAATTCTCCTGACTTCACTAAAGAAATTGGTAAAGACAAAGGAAGAATTAATAATTCAAGAGGGTTAAAACATAATTGCTCTTTCTTTCCCAGCTATTAAccagaatataaaacatttacataAAGCTTACAGGactgaataataaaatgtgttcaCAAATGCTCACCCCTATAAAATGATAAGTAAATGCCATTGAATTCAGAATCTAAGACCTTTTCAGCtataaggaggaaaaaacaatCTAACAGAAGACAAATAATATGTGATCTAAAGTCAAACAAAAGATTCCCAATgtttgggttaagaatctgactccaggGGCTTGGATTGCTAcacagctgcagttgtgaccctgGCCCATTgtagagggttaaagatccagcattgccacagctgcaatggtggcagctgtggctcagcttggattcaatccctggcccaggaaattctgtatgccacaggtgtggccattaaaaataataataataataaagtgttattattattatcatatataGTCAAACGAAGAAAGTAACCAGGACATTTTGGTTGCACACAGATAGTCATTATTCATAATCGCGAAACCTTGTAAACAACTAAGACGTCTTACTCTAGATAAGTAAATGATTGTGGTACATCCAGGCAGTGGGATATCTTTCAGCACTcagctgaaaataaatgaattatcaagccatgaaaaaataaGTAGGAAACATAATACATATAAGTGAAAAAGTGAGTCTAAAAAGGCTACCTACTGTATGATTTCaagtatatgacattctggaaaaggcaagccAATCGGGAATCAAAAAGATCAGTGGATGCCAAGGGTTAGGGGAGAAGGAATGATGAATAGGtggagaaaaaagatttttatgtcAGTGAACCCCTCTGTATATTACTCTAATTATGGATAATGTCGTGATACATGTCAAAACATATAAAACAGCAAAAGAGTGAACTCTGGTAAGCTATGAATGTCAGATGATAAAGTTGTGTCAGTGTAAGCTCTTTTGATTTTAACGAACACGTTTCTCTGGTGGGAGAGGTTGTCCTTTTGTGAGGACAGGGGTATGTGTAGGCTCCCTGTACTTTCCCTTCAGTTCTGCTGTGAaactaaaactgctttaaaaaaataaattttattaattaagtATATACATTGTGT comes from the Phacochoerus africanus isolate WHEZ1 chromosome 4, ROS_Pafr_v1, whole genome shotgun sequence genome and includes:
- the LOC125124069 gene encoding olfactory receptor 4P4-like, with amino-acid sequence MENQSNISEFILLGLSYDQNIQTFCFVLFSFCYISLLVGNLLILICIRCSPLFNQPMYYFLTHLSSIDICYTSSVTPKLIGDLLVGRKTISYDNCMLQAFAMHFFGSIEVFILTAMAFDRCIAICKPLHYTLIVNRTKCNLIALAAWAGGAVHSFPQLSMTLQLPFCGSNEIDHYFCDIFPLLKIACTDTYITGVLVVANSGTIAFVSFVVLFVSYVIILFALRNYSAEGRRKALSTCASHISVVILFFGPSVFGYLRPPITYPEDKVFALFYTIIAPMFNPLIYTLRNTEMKNAMRKVLCQRLFSKESHN